A genomic segment from Geitlerinema sp. PCC 7407 encodes:
- a CDS encoding response regulator, translating into MTFKILLVEDDFLLARGTAKLLQRLGDHSVEITDDPATIFQRCESGEIDLVMMDVNLPGAQWEGHPVSGADLAQRLKTKSSTAHIPIIIVSAYAMLSERQTLLKVSLADEFCTKPITDYEALLRLIEELVARSPQVERLH; encoded by the coding sequence ATGACTTTTAAAATTCTTTTGGTGGAAGATGATTTTCTGCTGGCGCGGGGGACGGCCAAGCTGCTGCAGCGCCTTGGCGACCATAGTGTCGAGATCACCGACGATCCGGCCACCATTTTTCAGCGGTGCGAGTCCGGCGAGATCGATCTGGTGATGATGGATGTCAACCTGCCTGGGGCGCAGTGGGAGGGCCATCCGGTGAGCGGGGCGGACTTGGCGCAGCGCCTGAAGACGAAGTCCTCGACGGCCCATATTCCCATCATTATTGTGAGCGCCTACGCCATGCTGTCGGAGCGCCAAACCTTGCTGAAGGTGTCGCTGGCAGATGAGTTTTGCACCAAGCCGATTACGGACTATGAGGCGCTGTTGCGGCTGATCGAGGAGCTGGTGGCGCGATCGCCCCAGGTTGAGCGCCTGCACTAG
- a CDS encoding alpha/beta fold hydrolase: MKAPSPLAIAALDPRSEVQTWQWRGMPIAYQSQGDRGPAIVLIHGFGASWGHWRKNIPALAVVGRVFALDLLGFGKSAKPDPQGDVPYTFETWSQQIRDFCQEVVGGPAFLVGNSIGCIVAMQAAVDGPELVRGVALLNCSLRLLHDRRRSRLSWPRRVGAPLVQRLFTQRWLGAIFFRQLARPNTVRKILQQAYYSEAAVTDELVEMLMEPAADPGAVDVFLAFTRYSQGPLPEDLLEVLPCPALLLWGESDPWEPIELGRSLANYPCVENFIPLRNAGHCPQDEIPEVVNPILQAWILQKSVH, from the coding sequence ATGAAAGCCCCGAGCCCTCTCGCGATCGCTGCCCTCGATCCTCGCAGTGAAGTCCAAACCTGGCAGTGGCGCGGCATGCCCATCGCCTACCAATCTCAGGGCGATCGCGGCCCTGCCATCGTCTTGATCCATGGCTTTGGGGCATCGTGGGGCCACTGGCGCAAAAATATCCCGGCGCTGGCGGTCGTGGGCCGAGTGTTCGCGCTGGATCTGCTGGGTTTCGGCAAGTCGGCCAAGCCAGATCCCCAGGGCGATGTGCCCTACACCTTCGAGACCTGGAGCCAGCAGATCCGAGATTTTTGCCAAGAAGTGGTTGGGGGACCGGCCTTCTTGGTGGGCAACTCCATCGGCTGCATTGTCGCCATGCAGGCCGCGGTGGATGGTCCTGAGCTGGTGCGGGGCGTGGCGCTGCTGAACTGCTCTCTGCGCTTGCTGCACGATCGGCGGCGATCGCGCTTGTCCTGGCCGCGCCGGGTCGGAGCGCCTCTGGTTCAGCGGCTTTTCACCCAGCGCTGGCTAGGGGCGATCTTCTTTCGGCAGCTGGCGCGCCCAAACACCGTCCGCAAGATCTTGCAGCAGGCCTACTATTCTGAGGCCGCAGTGACCGATGAGCTGGTCGAAATGTTGATGGAACCTGCCGCCGATCCGGGCGCAGTAGATGTGTTTTTGGCCTTTACCCGCTACTCCCAGGGGCCGCTGCCGGAGGACTTGCTGGAGGTGCTGCCCTGTCCGGCCCTGCTGCTGTGGGGAGAGTCGGATCCTTGGGAGCCGATCGAGCTGGGGCGATCGCTCGCCAACTATCCCTGCGTGGAAAATTTCATTCCGCTGCGGAACGCGGGGCACTGTCCCCAAGACGAGATTCCGGAGGTAGTGAACCCCATTCTCCAGGCCTGGATTTTGCAAAAATCCGTTCACTGA
- a CDS encoding LCP family protein has product MSSRKPPTYQSPPKQIRKKAPPPRKAPKRSSSIRWMWMLFGLTGVAMLSATAGALLAVSLSATPLMQRQLTAEEAEVFTEEESISTKMNLRLPELTRPVNILILGTKVLTSDLDTAPQQDLGYHALVNSFDGLSDTMMLVRFDPSRQALALLSIPRDTRAYIENVGTSKINAANSYGGPALAARATSELLGGVGVDRYVRINVQGVEKLIDALGGVTLYVPQDMKYQDDSQHLYINLKAGKQHLNGKEALQFLRFRYDNYGDIGRVQRQQTFIRALKEQALNPTTIARLPKILSVIQENLDTNLTVEELVALVGFASRTERSNVEMLMVPGRFSAADEYEASYWIPDPSRIDTMMAQHFGLGYSEVAATPPAYLRVAIQDSTGDYDAPQSVIDVLGNAGFGDVYVDTPRQEPLQVTRIVAQQGDVESAEAVRQVLGLGEVRVESTGELRSDVTVQLGQDWIRRYGN; this is encoded by the coding sequence GTGTCAAGCCGCAAACCCCCGACCTATCAAAGTCCCCCCAAGCAAATCCGCAAAAAAGCTCCCCCGCCTCGCAAAGCCCCCAAACGCAGTAGCAGCATCCGCTGGATGTGGATGCTTTTTGGGCTGACGGGGGTTGCCATGCTCTCAGCCACCGCCGGTGCGCTCCTGGCCGTCTCGCTGTCTGCGACTCCCCTCATGCAGCGTCAGCTCACCGCCGAGGAAGCCGAAGTCTTCACCGAAGAAGAGAGCATCTCGACCAAGATGAACCTGCGGCTGCCCGAGCTGACGCGGCCCGTCAACATCCTCATCCTGGGCACCAAAGTCCTGACTTCTGACCTCGACACAGCGCCACAGCAGGATTTGGGCTATCACGCCTTGGTCAACTCCTTTGACGGCCTCAGCGACACCATGATGCTGGTGCGCTTTGACCCTAGCCGTCAGGCCCTTGCGCTCCTCTCGATTCCCCGCGATACTCGCGCCTACATCGAGAACGTCGGCACCAGCAAAATCAACGCGGCAAATAGCTATGGCGGCCCGGCTCTCGCAGCTCGCGCGACCAGTGAGCTCCTAGGGGGTGTCGGAGTCGATCGCTACGTTCGAATCAACGTTCAGGGGGTCGAGAAGCTGATTGATGCGCTGGGCGGCGTCACCCTGTACGTCCCCCAGGACATGAAGTACCAGGACGATAGCCAGCACCTCTACATCAACCTCAAGGCTGGCAAGCAGCATCTCAATGGCAAGGAAGCCTTGCAGTTTCTGCGGTTTCGCTATGACAACTATGGCGATATTGGTCGAGTTCAGCGCCAGCAGACCTTCATTCGCGCTCTCAAGGAGCAGGCCCTCAACCCCACGACGATCGCACGTCTACCCAAAATTTTGTCGGTGATCCAAGAAAATCTGGACACCAACTTGACGGTTGAGGAATTGGTAGCTTTGGTTGGCTTTGCCTCTCGCACCGAGCGCAGCAATGTCGAGATGCTGATGGTGCCTGGACGCTTCAGCGCTGCGGATGAGTACGAGGCCAGCTACTGGATTCCTGACCCATCGCGGATTGACACGATGATGGCGCAGCATTTTGGGCTGGGCTACAGCGAGGTTGCGGCTACGCCACCGGCTTACTTGAGAGTGGCGATCCAAGATAGCACTGGAGACTATGACGCGCCGCAGTCTGTGATTGATGTGCTGGGCAATGCTGGGTTTGGGGATGTCTACGTGGACACGCCGCGCCAAGAGCCCTTGCAGGTGACTCGGATCGTGGCTCAGCAGGGCGACGTGGAAAGCGCCGAAGCCGTGCGCCAGGTGCTGGGTCTGGGAGAGGTGCGAGTGGAGAGCACGGGAGAGCTGCGATCGGATGTGACGGTCCAGCTTGGCCAGGACTGGATTCGGCGATACGGCAATTAG
- a CDS encoding adenylate/guanylate cyclase domain-containing protein, giving the protein MDDKFLTLNHDLRSQSLPPSGEPLPEAASEIDSPNGATDPKMAGALLTIVGCASDIAEQVAALLQGCGYQVQRLTKTENLLEELAALQPSLILLGMGQLPSYDLCCRLKADAATQDIPVVFLCANSDFVSKNKVFEVGAADYLTLPLQPEEAIARVNHQLNLAHQTHRLHQESQQREQALRDRQQAEDRYRSIFENATEGIFQASIEGRFIDVNPALARFYGYDSPEDLISSITNIGQQLYVQPKRRDELLVYLRQFGQISEAESQVYRKDGSKIWIAENIWVVHDEAGRILYLEGTVLDITERHQMEVELRQQRQQAESLLGNILPYQIARRLQMSRRTIADSFEEVTVLFADLVGFTELAMALPPSELVALLNQIFSVFDGLAERASLEKIKTIGDAYMVAAGLPKPRKDHAEAIAHIALDMQAAIQRFRRPNGDPFQLRIGINTGLVVAGVIGVKKLTYDLWGDTVNVASRMESTGEPGRIQVTASTYDRIKTKFLFEERGTVSIKGRGEMTTYWLTGCQEPTPLSGPAK; this is encoded by the coding sequence ATGGACGACAAGTTCCTGACCTTGAACCACGATCTGCGATCGCAGTCTTTGCCACCTTCTGGAGAGCCACTGCCTGAGGCTGCCTCCGAAATCGATTCCCCCAACGGCGCGACCGACCCCAAGATGGCTGGGGCGTTGCTGACGATCGTTGGCTGCGCATCGGATATAGCGGAGCAGGTGGCCGCCTTGCTGCAGGGCTGTGGGTATCAGGTGCAGCGGCTCACCAAAACTGAGAATTTGCTCGAAGAACTGGCGGCCCTCCAGCCCAGCTTGATCTTGCTGGGGATGGGACAGCTGCCCAGCTACGACCTGTGCTGCCGCCTCAAGGCCGACGCCGCCACCCAAGACATTCCGGTGGTGTTTTTGTGCGCCAACAGCGACTTTGTCAGCAAGAACAAAGTATTTGAAGTCGGAGCGGCGGACTATCTCACCCTGCCGCTCCAGCCCGAAGAGGCGATCGCCCGCGTTAATCACCAGCTCAACCTCGCCCACCAGACCCACCGGCTCCACCAGGAAAGCCAGCAGCGAGAGCAGGCCCTGCGCGATCGCCAGCAGGCCGAAGACAGATACCGCAGCATCTTCGAGAACGCCACCGAAGGCATCTTTCAAGCCTCCATAGAAGGCCGCTTTATCGACGTCAACCCTGCCCTGGCCCGCTTCTACGGCTACGACTCCCCCGAAGACCTGATTAGCAGCATCACCAACATCGGGCAGCAGCTCTACGTCCAGCCCAAGCGCCGGGACGAGCTGCTCGTCTACCTGCGCCAGTTTGGCCAGATCTCCGAAGCCGAATCCCAGGTCTATCGCAAGGACGGCAGCAAGATCTGGATTGCCGAAAATATCTGGGTCGTGCACGACGAAGCTGGGCGCATCCTCTATTTGGAGGGAACGGTCCTCGACATCACCGAGCGCCACCAAATGGAAGTGGAGCTGCGCCAGCAGCGCCAGCAGGCCGAGTCTCTCTTGGGCAACATCCTGCCCTACCAGATTGCTCGCCGTCTTCAGATGAGCCGCCGGACGATCGCCGATAGTTTTGAGGAAGTGACGGTCCTGTTTGCAGACTTGGTGGGCTTTACGGAGCTGGCTATGGCCCTGCCGCCTTCGGAGCTGGTGGCGCTGCTGAACCAGATCTTTTCGGTATTTGACGGCTTGGCCGAGCGCGCCAGCCTCGAAAAAATCAAGACGATCGGGGATGCCTATATGGTGGCGGCGGGACTGCCCAAGCCCCGCAAGGACCACGCAGAGGCGATCGCCCACATCGCCCTTGACATGCAAGCGGCCATTCAGCGCTTTCGACGGCCCAATGGCGACCCCTTCCAGCTGCGCATCGGCATCAACACGGGGCTGGTGGTCGCTGGCGTGATCGGCGTCAAGAAGCTCACCTACGACCTCTGGGGCGACACCGTAAATGTCGCCAGCCGCATGGAATCTACGGGAGAACCCGGTCGAATCCAGGTTACAGCCAGCACCTACGATCGCATCAAGACAAAATTTCTGTTTGAAGAGCGCGGCACCGTGTCCATCAAAGGGCGCGGAGAAATGACCACCTACTGGCTGACGGGCTGCCAAGAACCGACCCCATTGTCTGGCCCTGCCAAATAA
- a CDS encoding diguanylate cyclase domain-containing protein has translation MSATILLVDDQPDELRLLSAILMDQGYRVRKAISGEMALKSIEFELPDLVLLDIRMPGMNGFELCSVLKMSGNMKDIPVIFLSGLDLLEDKVRAFEMGGADYITKPFHLEEVLMRIGHQLTIQQQRRQLIDQNRLLLAEVRERKRIETMMRQQARREKLLSAITSRIRQSLDLTAILKTTVEEVRVLLQVDRVVIDPLGAGGESVESVRSPDLSVQGRVTAQWSPDHPCWNHFLQNRLFLVDDVTAEDAQGWCGGWLRDLAVQAALVLPILQGDRLWGLLAAHQCTALRPWQPWEVELIRQVTAQLAIAIDQSELYLQLQQANQALQALATLDGLTQVANRRRFDEFLAVEWQRALREGQPITLILCDVDYFKRYNDTQGHQQGDDCLRLVAQGIQQVVQRPADLVARYGGEEFVVILPNTHLKGGMRVAEKIRAAIAALAIPHPASTVSPWITVSLGVGCLRPRPKRAANDLVSIADQALYQAKAEGRDRVCALLASD, from the coding sequence ATGTCAGCAACGATTTTGCTGGTTGATGATCAGCCGGATGAGCTGCGGCTGCTGTCGGCCATTTTGATGGATCAGGGCTACCGAGTTCGCAAGGCGATCAGTGGTGAGATGGCGCTCAAAAGCATCGAGTTTGAGCTGCCAGACTTGGTGCTGCTAGACATCCGGATGCCCGGCATGAACGGCTTTGAGCTGTGTTCTGTGCTGAAGATGTCGGGCAATATGAAAGACATTCCGGTGATTTTCCTCAGCGGCTTAGATCTGCTCGAAGACAAGGTCCGCGCCTTTGAGATGGGCGGTGCGGACTACATCACGAAGCCGTTTCATCTGGAGGAGGTGCTGATGCGCATTGGTCATCAGCTGACGATCCAGCAGCAGCGCCGCCAGCTTATAGACCAAAATCGGCTGCTCCTCGCGGAGGTCCGGGAGCGCAAACGCATTGAGACGATGATGCGTCAGCAGGCGCGGCGGGAAAAGCTGCTCAGCGCTATCACGTCCCGGATTCGGCAGTCGCTGGATCTGACGGCCATCCTCAAGACGACGGTGGAGGAGGTGCGGGTGCTGCTCCAGGTCGATCGGGTGGTGATCGATCCCCTGGGAGCGGGGGGGGAGTCGGTGGAGTCGGTGCGATCGCCCGATTTGTCGGTGCAGGGCCGGGTAACAGCTCAGTGGTCGCCCGATCATCCCTGCTGGAACCACTTTTTGCAAAATCGCTTGTTCTTGGTAGATGACGTGACGGCGGAGGATGCCCAGGGGTGGTGCGGTGGCTGGCTGCGCGATCTGGCGGTGCAGGCGGCGCTGGTGCTGCCGATTTTGCAGGGCGATCGCCTGTGGGGGCTGCTGGCGGCCCACCAGTGCACGGCGCTGCGGCCCTGGCAGCCCTGGGAGGTGGAGCTGATTCGCCAGGTGACGGCTCAGTTGGCGATCGCCATTGACCAGTCGGAGCTGTATTTGCAGCTCCAGCAGGCCAACCAGGCCCTGCAAGCGCTGGCCACTCTCGACGGCTTGACCCAGGTGGCTAACCGTCGCCGGTTTGACGAGTTTTTGGCGGTGGAGTGGCAGCGGGCTCTGCGCGAGGGCCAGCCGATCACGCTGATTTTGTGTGATGTTGACTATTTCAAGCGCTACAACGACACCCAGGGACACCAGCAGGGGGACGACTGTCTGCGGCTGGTGGCTCAGGGCATTCAGCAGGTGGTGCAGCGTCCGGCGGACCTGGTAGCGCGCTACGGGGGAGAGGAGTTTGTGGTGATCTTGCCCAATACGCACCTCAAGGGGGGAATGCGGGTAGCAGAAAAGATCCGAGCGGCGATCGCAGCGTTGGCGATCCCCCATCCGGCCTCCACGGTCAGTCCTTGGATTACGGTGAGTTTGGGCGTGGGCTGTCTGCGGCCCCGGCCCAAGCGGGCGGCCAATGATCTGGTCTCAATCGCGGATCAGGCGCTCTATCAGGCCAAGGCGGAAGGCCGCGATCGCGTTTGTGCGCTGCTGGCTAGCGACTGA
- the ruvA gene encoding Holliday junction branch migration protein RuvA — MIGYLKGAIAGLHKNANRVILLLEVNQVGYEVQITPRLLQQLPEMGATTHVFTHLQTREDQMVLFGFGSAAERDLFRQLVAVSGIGPQLAMALLDTLGLTDLVQAIVSGNTRLLARTPGVGPKTAERIALELRTKLAEWRQQSGLTTTPSAGPSLSVLEDVEMTLMALGYTNSEITQALQAVGQSAVLSKTGDVESWIREAIAWLSR; from the coding sequence ATGATTGGCTATCTCAAAGGGGCGATCGCCGGCCTTCACAAAAACGCGAACCGAGTGATCCTGCTCCTGGAAGTCAACCAGGTCGGCTACGAGGTGCAAATCACCCCCCGACTTCTGCAACAGCTGCCGGAAATGGGGGCCACGACTCATGTCTTTACCCACCTGCAAACCCGCGAAGATCAGATGGTGCTGTTTGGCTTTGGCAGCGCGGCGGAGCGAGATTTGTTTCGGCAACTGGTCGCCGTCAGCGGCATCGGCCCCCAGCTGGCTATGGCCCTCCTCGACACCCTGGGCCTGACGGACCTGGTGCAGGCGATCGTCTCGGGCAACACGCGGCTCCTGGCGCGCACCCCCGGCGTCGGCCCCAAGACCGCCGAGCGCATCGCCCTAGAGCTGCGCACCAAGCTGGCCGAGTGGCGGCAGCAGTCGGGGCTCACCACAACACCCAGCGCCGGACCAAGCCTGAGCGTCCTGGAAGACGTGGAGATGACGCTGATGGCCCTGGGCTATACCAATAGCGAAATCACCCAAGCCCTTCAGGCCGTGGGCCAGAGCGCGGTGCTCTCGAAAACTGGCGATGTGGAATCCTGGATTCGGGAGGCGATCGCCTGGCTCAGTCGCTAG
- a CDS encoding sucrose-phosphate phosphatase — protein MDAFLFLTDLDNTLVGDAEALATLNQRLAEHRDRYGTKIVYVTGRSLTLYRQLEAEQNLLEPDGLVVAVGTEIYGSGSQTPDPEWAQQLSAGWERDRILATTAHFADLVPQPSSEQGPFKLSYFLSPEAATEVLPLLGDRLRDQGIDARLVYSSHQDLDILPKGGNKGTAMAFLQARYQMPQTRTVACGDSGNDIGFFEMGLARGIIVGNARAELLEWHRQNPDENRYLAQAACAGGILEGLNHFGFLPKFP, from the coding sequence GTGGACGCTTTTCTTTTTCTGACGGACCTGGACAATACGCTGGTGGGGGACGCCGAGGCGCTGGCCACGCTCAATCAGCGCTTGGCGGAGCACCGCGATCGCTACGGCACCAAGATCGTGTACGTCACGGGGCGATCGCTGACGCTGTATCGCCAGCTGGAGGCTGAGCAAAACCTGCTAGAGCCCGATGGGCTGGTGGTGGCCGTCGGCACAGAGATTTATGGCAGCGGTAGCCAGACCCCCGACCCAGAGTGGGCGCAGCAGCTTTCGGCGGGCTGGGAGCGCGATCGCATTTTGGCGACCACCGCCCATTTCGCCGACCTGGTGCCCCAGCCTTCCTCAGAGCAAGGCCCCTTCAAGCTCAGCTATTTCCTCAGCCCGGAGGCCGCGACTGAGGTGCTGCCGCTCCTGGGCGATCGCCTGCGGGACCAGGGCATCGACGCCCGTCTGGTCTACAGCAGCCACCAAGACCTCGACATTTTGCCCAAGGGCGGCAACAAGGGCACCGCCATGGCCTTTTTGCAGGCGCGCTACCAGATGCCCCAGACCCGCACGGTGGCCTGTGGCGACTCCGGCAACGACATCGGCTTTTTTGAAATGGGGCTCGCTCGCGGCATCATCGTGGGCAACGCCCGCGCTGAGCTGCTGGAGTGGCACCGCCAAAATCCGGATGAAAACCGCTATCTGGCCCAAGCGGCCTGCGCAGGCGGTATCCTAGAGGGCCTAAATCACTTTGGGTTTTTACCAAAATTTCCATGA